Proteins from a genomic interval of Ptychodera flava strain L36383 chromosome 7, AS_Pfla_20210202, whole genome shotgun sequence:
- the LOC139137273 gene encoding uncharacterized protein: MILSRAIIPSLIALTFCSACRETENGFDCAQLDEFIAGVMECKKIPGMSVALVKEQDTVLTKGYGLADIDKGIPVGEETLFPIASMTKAFTATLWASLLEDLEDISTKTPLRDVLGSWFRLPDDFRTEQITLLDTFSHRAGLNDYNLFLTGFGIDMERDEYIRRLRFGEEIFPFRTNYLYSNMMFTLAGYVSEYLEETDWESLIQERILDVLNMTSSTFCEHIIEREEGVAQPYVYNFSGNYYIPLDKEALSVANLPSPAGAIVSSALDMAKWLKFHVARGKNEKGEQVVDIGRLAATYLPNNVYPSSPQTLPTFPVADSMPTYASGWINEMYRGYPKVFHAGSLGGFNSGMSVFHTGNIGIFTAINGPHTADAINGMFRIHSYAADLLLGEESWLNVSTACSYPYPWYPPAGASENTKNNIQTTGGDYSDVMKEEFKEARGYSDDKPAMDSIPRFESELGTSANGKAVKGSEAEVKERLPVPDTADERRKFHHRTTTSVPHHVHTDVTFEAEILIQETRQRNVRSARPLSDYTGTYGHLFLGNLTIFINDTNGSLHYEYGLFGRGVMHPSRDDTFLFTIDTAMWYIYPSTGMYMQFFSSNDGERDVIDRVVFPTANGALFERGLKVPLI, encoded by the exons ATGATCCTCTCAAGAGCGATTATACCGTCTCTCATCGCTTTGACCTTCTGTTCGGCATGCCGCGAGACTGAAAACGGCTTCGACTGTGCCCAACTGGACGAGTTCATCGCCGGGGTCATGGAATGCAAGAAGATCCCGGGAATGTCTGTTGCCTTGGTCAAGGAACAGGACACAGTGCTGACCAAAGGTTACGGTCTGGCCGACATCGATAAAGGCATCCCTGTAGGGGAGGAGACCCTGTTCCCCATTGCGTCGATGACCAAGGCATTCACCGCGACCTTGTGGGCAAGCTTGCTCGAGGACCTCGAAGACATCTCGACTAAGACGCCACTCAGAGACGTACTGGGGTCATGGTTCAGGTTGCCGGACGATTTCCGCACTGAACAAATTACACTGCTCGACACATTCTCGCACAGAGCCGGATTAAACGATTACAATTTGTTCTTAACTGGCTTTGGCATTGACATGGAGAGAGACGAATACATCAG gagACTTCGTTTCGGTGAAGAAATATTCCCGTTTCGCACCAACTACCTGTACAGCAACATGATGTTCACTCTAGCTGGCTATGTCTCCGAGTACCTCGAAGAGACCGACTGGGAATCTCTCATACAAGAGCGAATCCTTGACGTGCTAAACATGACGTCATCTACGTTCTGTGAGCACATCATCGAGCGAGAAGAGGGCGTCGCTCAACCCTACGTCTACAACTTCAGCGGGAATTATTATATTCCTCTCGACAAAGAGGCGTTAAG TGTCGCCAACCTCCCGTCGCCAGCGGGCGCTATCGTCTCAAGTGCCTTGGACATGGCCAAATGGTTAAAGTTCCACGTTGCCAGAGGCAAAAACGAGAAAGGTGAACAGGTGGTCGACATCGGACGGTTAGCCGCGACCTACTTGCCGAATAATGTATATCCCAGCAGTCCACAAACCCTGCCCACATTTCCTGTGGCTGACTCCATGCCGACCTACGCCAGTGGCTGGATTAATGAGATGTATAGGG gATATCCAAAAGTTTTCCATGCAGGTAGTCTGGGCGGCTTCAATTCTGGAATGTCGGTGTTCCACACTGGAAACATTGGCATTTTCACGGCTATCAATGGTCCCCACACGGCAGACGCCATCAATGGCATGTTCCGTATCCATAGCTACGCGGCAGACTTGTTGCTGGGTGAGGAGTCTTGGTTGAATGTGAGCACGGCGTGCAGCTACCCCTACCCGTGGTATCCACCGGCGGGAGCATCGGAGAACACGAAGAATAACATCCAAACTACTGGAGGTGATTATTCTGACGTCATGAAGGAAGAATTTAAAGAAGCCAGGGGATACAGTGACGATAAACCAGCGATGGACAGCATTCCCCGCTTTGAGAGTGAACTCGGGACTTCTGCAAACGGCAAAGCTGTCAAAGGCAGCGAGGCAGAAGTGAAGGAAAGACTACCCGTACCTGACACTGCAGATGAGCGGCGCAAATTTCATCACCGAACCACGACATCAGTCCCGCATCACGTGCACACCGATGTGACATTCGAAGCCGAAATTCTAATCCAGGAAACCAGACAGCGAAACGTCCGCTCGGCTCGTCCCCTGTCCGACTACACCGGGACGTACGGACACCTGTTTCTCGGCAACCTCACCATATTCATCAACGACACGAACGGCAGCTTGCATTATGAATACGGTCTCTTTGGCCGTGGGGTGATGCACCCTTCCCGGGATGACACCTTCTTGTTCACCATAGATACGGCCATGTGGTACATCTATCCTTCGACCGGAATGTACATGCAGTTCTTTTCGTCAAATGACGGTGAGCGTGACGTCATCGACAGAGTGGTCTTCCCGACAGCCAACGGTGCATTATTCGAACGAGGCTTAAAAGTACCCTTAATTTGA
- the LOC139137276 gene encoding membrane-associated transporter protein-like encodes MASPEVTPPHRSSYGQPLPISPGYQRRTSTALMSPVSPPISYGSYSSSYTMSMKSPYRRPSTFSVNYQDEEEDHDGPALDIQRAYRRQSRRRDSRRISISQAPPLQAIETLQDDPTLEGAPDEFPMPEPPGRSLRDLLLLGALVFGTQYCFATETAFATPILLKVGLPDQLYSLNWFLGPVIGFLFQPLIGTFSDRCTCSWGRRRPFILALCVGILIGLSLVLNGADLGKLVQNSSSYTVWSIVFTIVGVVVMDFTADSVDCPHRAYIVDVCNSNDIERGMNIRALLTGLGGGIGYVIGGIDWTKTPLGPAFGNSQVRVIYVINMAVCLVTFTLTLFSVKETPLKKVKSSERTPEDEKALLFNGNVEKEGSGISTSYGSVGHVDGIAKHGGSAFDDVSLSPSSDNSVPVESLADTSTLALLKSIAKMPKELAFLCINHFLGELAYLTVLLFFTDYMGQVVYKGDPSQPEDSHAHKLYDEGVKMGCWGMCIFAFSAAIYSLVLDRLILKCQLRTLYVGGELIFAVGTGLQAIFTDSVPATLALCATYGVMYSTIATLPFIILARFHENEDYVNRGSVQRGLATDTACLQCQLFLAQILLSAVLGPIASAAGTHLTTVFIASGAGFVAAFFSALFVIYEVRPRPMPLYQQT; translated from the exons ATGGCTTCTCCGGAAGTTACACCACCTCATAGATCGTCCTACGGCCAACCACTGCCGATTTCCCCAGGATATCAACGTCGGACCTCGACGGCGCTAATGTCCCCTGTTTCGCCGCCAATCTCCTACGGCAGCTATTCAAGTTCCTATACCATGTCCATGAAGAGTCCTTACCGGAGACCCAGCACATTCTCCGTCAACTATCAAGACGAGGAGGAGGATCATGACGGACCAGCGCTCGATATCCAACGCGCCTACCGCCGACAAAGCAGACGACGAGACTCTCGCAGGATCTCGATCTCGCAAGCTCCGCCATTGCAGGCCATAGAAACTCTTCAAGATGATCCAACCCTTGAGGGCGCGCCTGATGAGTTCCCGATGCCCGAACCGCCAGGAAGATCTCTGAGAGATTTGCTTCTACTGGGGGCGCTAGTCTTTGGCACTCAGTACTGTTTCGCCACAGAGACCGCCTTTGCGACGCCGATATTGCTGAAGGTAGGTCTTCCAGACCAACTGTACAGCTTGAACTGGTTTCTCGGTCCCGTTATAGGGTTCCTTTTTCAACCACTGATCGGTACATTTAGCGACCGCTGCACGTGTTCTTGGGGAAGACGTCGGCCATTTATTCTCGCTCTGTGTGTCGGCATATTGATCGGACTGTCACTGGTGTTAAATGGTGCTGACTTAGGGAAGCTGGTACAAAATTCAA GCTCGTACACAGTGTGGAGTATCGTATTCACAATCGTCGGTGTGGTGGTGATGGATTTCACCGCCGACAGCGTAGACTGCCCTCATCGGGCGTACATTGTCGACGTCTGTAATTCCAACGACATAGAGAGGGGCATGAATATAAGGGCCTTGTTGACAG GTCTTGGCGGCGGTATAGGCTATGTTATTGGGGGCATCGACTGGACAAAGACACCCCTTGGGCCGGCATTTGGGAACTCTCAAGTTCGGGTCATTTACGTCATAAACATGGCAGTGTGCCTCGTGACATTCACCTTGACGCTGTTCAGTGTCAAGGAAACTCCCCTAAAGAAAGTGAAGTCTTCCGAGAGGACCCCAGAGGACGAAAAGGCGTTACTGTTCAACGGGAATGTAGAAAAAGAAGGCAGTGGAATCTCGACATCATATGGCAGCGTCGGACATGTCGACGGCATCGCCAAACACGGCGGCAGTGCGTTTGATGACGTTTCGCTGTCGCCGTCCAGCGACAACAGCGTCCCCGTGGAGTCTTTGGCTGACACGTCAACGCTGGCCTTGTTAAAATCGATTGCCAAAATGCCAAAGGAACTTGCTTTTCTCTGCATAAACCACTTTCTCGGGGAGCTGGCGTATTTGACGGTACTTTTGTTCTTTACTGACTACATGGGACAAGTTGTGTATAAAG GTGACCCTTCTCAACCCGAGGATTCCCATGCTCATAAACTCTACGATGAGGGCGTTAAGATGGGATGTTGGGGAATGTGTATATTCGCCTTCTCAGCAGCTATTTATTCGT TGGTCCTAGACAGACTGATTCTGAAATGTCAGCTTCGAACTTTGTATGTCGGTGGAGAGCTGATATTCGCTGTTGGGACAGGCTTGCAGGCCATTTTCACCGACAGTGTTCCAGCGACATTGGCATTGTGCGCCACCTACGGCGTCATGTACTCAACCATAGCAACTCTGCCGTTCATCATCTTGGCGAGATTTCACGAGAATGAAGAC TACGTCAATCGAGGCAGCGTTCAACGCGGACTAGCCACCGACACAGCGTGTCTCCAGTGCCAACTGTTCCTAGCTCAGATACTTCTCTCCGCCGTGCTGGGACCCATCGCCAGCGCGGCAGGAACGCATCTGACCACGGTCTTCATCGCCTCGGGAGCCGGATTTGTGGCGGCGTTCTTCTCGGCTTTGTTCGTCATCTATGAGGTTCGACCGAGGCCAATGCCCCTGTATCAACAGACGTAA
- the LOC139137275 gene encoding protein flp-like, translated as MPRHLVAFLTFASLAAFRSASACRETENGFDCAQLDEFIAGVMECKKIPGMSVALVKEQDTVLTKGYGLADIDKGIPVGEETLFPIASMTKAFTATLWASLLEEFENISTSTPLRDVLGSWFKLTDDIRSEHITLLDTLSNRAGLNDYNVFLTGFGMNMARDEFIRRLRYGEEVLPFRSDFLYSNQMFTLAGYVAEFIKKSTWESLVQERIFDELDMTASTFCEQFIELEEGVAGAYLYNFTENSYIPLDKKVLSVTNMLSPAGAVVSNAVDMAKWLKFHLARGRNERGEQVVDPDLLTETFYPNSVLGGVATSRPTFPVSSSQPTYASGWINELYRGYLKVNHGGSVGGYNSAMSVFLTGDIGITTLINGPHTADAVQAVHNVHAFAADLLLGEEPWLNVSTACSYPAPWTPPATDAETWSYETMLRGNGPKEHVSSVRSTNDGPKSGASSPVGRQSAVNEIQSKQDFPDSKKASASDSKQGTVHRAAFTETLHLQEGVKFEADASISAAGILHRNFKSTRLLTDYTGTYVHRLLGNLTIFMDNTDSSLHYEYGIFGRGVLHPFPDDTFKFSIDTEMWYKYPDSGMYMRFSSSENEKDDDVIDRVLFPTSGGAVFERIIIPPDPVSSTSLLSYHPLCLYMCLCICFNFSRSSVIILTSSD; from the exons ATGCCTCGCCACCTTGTCGCTTTCTTAACATTCGCCAGTCTCGCAGCATTTCGCTCTGCCTCGGCATGCCGCGAGACTGAAAACGGCTTCGACTGTGCCCAGCTGGACGAGTTCATCGCCGGGGTCATGGAATGTAAGAAGATCCCGGGAATGTCTGTTGCCTTGGTCAAGGAACAGGACACAGTGCTGACCAAAGGTTACGGTCTGGCCGACATCGATAAAGGCATCCCTGTAGGGGAGGAGACCCTGTTCCCCATTGCGTCGATGACCAAGGCGTTCACTGCGACTTTGTGGGCGAGTTTGCTTGAGGAGTTTGAAAACATATCCACCTCCACGCCTCTCAGAGACGTGTTGGGGTCATGGTTCAAGTTGACGGATGACATTCGCAGCGAACACATTACTTTGCTGGATACGCTGTCAAACAGAGCTGGGTTAAACGACTACAATGTCTTCTTGACTGGCTTTGGTATGAACATGGCAAGAGACGAATTCATTAG GAGACTGCGTTACGGCGAAGAGGTGCTCCCGTTCCGCTCCGACTTTCTGTACAGCAACCAGATGTTCACCCTTGCAGGCTACGTCGCCGAGTTCATCAAGAAGAGCACCTGGGAATCTCTCGTACAAGAACGCATCTTTGACGAATTGGACATGACGGCATCGACCTTCTGCGAACAGTTCATCGAGCTAGAAGAAGGCGTCGCTGGAGCATACCTCTATAACTTCACTGAAAACAGTTACATTCCCCTGGACAAAAAAGTTCTAAG TGTCACAAACATGCTGTCGCCTGCGGGCGCTGTCGTGTCAAATGCAGTGGACATGGCCAAGTGGCTGAAGTTTCACCTGGCGAGGGGACGGAACGAGCGAGGCGAACAGGTAGTGGATCCCGATCTGCTGACTGAAACCTTCTATCCGAATAGCGTACTCGGTGGCGTTGCAACGTCCCGGCCGACGTTTCCAGTGTCCAGCTCTCAACCGACGTACGCTAGCGGATGGATCAACGAGTTGTACAGGG GGTATCTAAAGGTAAACCATGGTGGAAGTGTGGGCGGCTACAACTCGGCAATGTCGGTGTTTCTCACTGGCGACATCGGCATCACCACTCTCATCAACGGTCCGCACACCGCCGACGCCGTCCAAGCTGTGCACAACGTCCATGCCTTCGCTGCGGATTTGCTGCTTGGAGAGGAGCCGTGGCTCAACGTCAGCACTGCGTGTAGTTACCCAGCTCCGTGGACACCACCGGCGACTGACGCTGAGACATGGAGCTACGAGACTATGCTGAGAGGGAACGGTCCAAAAGAGCACGTCAGTTCTGTTCGAAGCACCAATGATGGGCCCAAATCCGGGGCATCCTCGCCCGTTGGACGACAGAGCGCAGTTAATGAAATTCAATCCAAACAGGATTTTCCGGATTCCAAGAAAGCTTCGGCATCAGATTCAAAACAGGGAACCGTCCACAGAGCCGCCTTCACAGAAACCCTACATCTTCAAGAGGGTGTGAAATTTGAAGCTGATGCCAGCATCTCTGCCGCTGGAATTCTGCATCGAAACTTTAAATCGACACGCCTTCTCACTGACTACACTGGAACCTACGTGCATAGACTTCTGGGTAACCTCACAATATTTATGGACAACACGGACAGTAGCTTGCACTACGAGTACGGTATCTTTGGTCGCGGCGTCTTGCACCCGTTCCCGGATGACACGTTCAAGTTCAGCATCGACACGGAGATGTGGTACAAGTACCCGGATTCCGGCATGTACATGCGGTTCTCCTCGTCAGAGAACGAGAAGGACGATGACGTCATTGATAGGGTACTTTTCCCGACGTCCGGCGGGGCGGTATTCGAACGTATCATCATTCCACCCGACCCTGTCTCCTCCACCTCTCTCCTCTCGTATCATCCCCtttgtctgtacatgtgtctgtgcatttgtttcaatttttctcgTTCTTCTGTCATAATTCTAACCAGCTCCGATTAA